The DNA segment GACGACCGCGCCCAGAGGGCACCCGGCTTTATCCCCCACGCCGAGTTCTTCTGGGCCGAAGATCTCTATGCCCTGGAGCTCTGCTTCCAGCGGGCGATCCTGCGAGGCGGGCTCCCCCACAGGGTCTACGTCGATCGCGCCCAGAGGGCACCCGATGATCTATCAGGCCGAGGTCTTCACCCGGGCCTGCGCCGAGCTGGGGATCCGCCACCTCTCGGCCAAGACCGGCCGTCCCGAAGGGAAGGGGAAGATTGAGCGCTGGTTTGCCACCTTCCAAAACGAATTCCTCCCCGAGCTCTCCCTCCACCCGGTCCAGACGCTCGAAGCCCTCAACGAGCGGCTATGGGCGTGGATCGAGGAGGCCTACCACGTCCGGACCCACTCGGAGACGGGCGAGCCCCCGGCCGAGCGCTTCCTGCGGGATCTCGAGCGGCGGACGGTCCCTCCTGAGCGCCTCCAGCGGGTCTTCCTCTGGCGGGAGGATCGGCAAGTGGACAAGACGGGCGTTATTCAGTTCGCCGGCAACCGCTACCAGGCCCCGGCCGGGACCGAGCACGCCCAGAGGGCACCCGAGGTGGAGCTCCGCTATCACCCGCTGCGCCTTGAAGAACTGGAAGTCTGGCGGGAGGGCCGCTTCGCGGGGAAGGCGAGGCCTCTGGACCTCTACCGCTCCCGGCTGGACCGGGTGGCCCGGGCCCACGAGCCTGCAGCCCCCAAGCGCACGGGGCTGCCGTACCTCGAGCTCCTCCTCCACCGCCACGAGGAGCGGAAGCGCCAGGCCCTCTCGCCCCTGCAGCTGCACCGCCCCGAACCCGGGAAGGAGGGCGAGCCTCGTGTATGAGGCCTTCTTCGGGCTCTCCCGAGCCCCCTTCACCCGGGAGATCGCCCCTTCGGACCTCTTCACCTCCCGCCAGCACAAGGAGCTCCTCGAAAGGCTCCGGTACGCGGCGGAGCGAAGGCTCGTGATGCTCCTCACCGGCGAGGTGGGCTCGGGCAAGTCCACCGCCCTGCGGGCGCTCCGAGAGCACCTGGACAGCGCCCGCTACGAGGTGCTCTATCTCGCCGACGTCGCCTTCTCCCCCAGGAGCTTCTTCCACCGGCTCCTGGAGGAGCTTCACGTCGAGGCCCCCTACCAGCTCACCCGGGCCAAGCGGCTCGCTTACCGCACCCTCCTGGAACGTCACCAAACCCAGCACCGGACCCCGGTGCTGGTGGTGGACGAGGCCCAGCACCTTCCCCGGGCCGTTCTGGAGGAGGTCCGGGGGCTCCTGAACTACGACTGCGACGCCTTCGCTCCCTTCGCTCTGATCCTCTCGGGCACCCGGCCCCTGGCGGAACTCCTCCAGCTTGCGAGCCTCGAACCGCTCTCCCAGAGGATCGACCTCCGCTTCCACCTCCAGGGCCTCACCCTCGAGGAGACCCAGCAGTACGTGCGCCACCTGCTGAACCTCGCCGGCGTCGGGCAGGAGATCTTCTCCCGGGAGGCCCTCACCCGGCTCCACCTGGCCTCCGAGGGGATCCCGAGAAAGATCAACCGCCTGGCCACCCTCACCCTCATGGCGGCCGCCGCACAGGAGCGCCGCGTCATCGACGACGGCTTCCTCGACCAGGTGGCCTCGGCGGAGCTCAGCTGGACGGCCTGAACGAACGGAAAGGAGGCTCATTCGTGCGCTTCACGGTGAAAGGGACGACCTACGTGGACAGCGAGCACCGATCCGGCAGGAAGGGAGGCCTGAAGGGCCGGATCCGACTGGTGACAGGCAATCAGGAGCTGGTGCTCAACCTCTCTTCCCTCAGAGCCGCCGAGCGGCTCATCGACCACCTCTGGAGCGCCGCCTACGGCCCCGAGGAGGACCCGGCCACGCTATCCGACGAAGCCCTCAGCCAGCAGTCCCTGCCGTTTTGAATCACAGCCCTGGCGGCTCACCCTGCCAGGGCACCGTTTCCAAACTCGAACCTGCGGCCACGGAGCATGAGATGGGGGTGGACAAAGAGCGTGACTCGCGACAGAACTCTTTCCTCACGCCCGGTTCGTCCTGGACTACTACCACCTGTCCGAACACGTATATCGAGCGGCGGAGGAGATCTTCGGAAAGGAGAACCCTGAAGGCAAAGCCTGGGCGAAACAGGTGAGCGAAGCGCTCCTGCGCAAGGGCAAGATCGACGAGGCGTTGCAGGCCATTCGAGATCTGCCGGCTCGCGGCCGGGCGGCCCGGGAGGAGCGGCGGAAGCTGTTGGCCTACGTGGAGAACCACCGCGACAAGATGATCTACCCTGAGCTTGAAGCCCAAGGCCTGCCGATAGGGAGCGGCGCGGTGGAGAGCGGGTGCAAGCGGGTGGTTGGGAAGCGTCACAAGCAGGCGGGGATGCGCTGGAGCCGACCTGGGGTGGGCGCCATGCTCAGCTTAGCCGCCTTCCGCTACAGCAGGCGGTGGGACGCCTTCTGGACGGCAAAGCGGGCTGCCTGACCCCCTACGTTTCTGGCGTACACCCCTTTTACAATCAGCGCTGCACCGCCGAGAACGGGATCAAGGAGCTGAAGGAGGGACTCGGCATCGACTCCATCGGCAAGGAGACCTTCTGGCCCAATGCGGCGGACCTGCTGATCAAGGGGATCGCCTACAACCTCCTGCTCCGGCTCAAGGCGCTGGCCCCGGCGCCCTATCGCCACTACACCGCGACCCGCCTGCAACGGACCCTGCTGCGGGTGCCGGTCCTGGTGGTGCGCCATGCCCGGCGGCTGATCCTCCGGCTTCCAGCGCTGTGGCCGCACCGAGCTGCATGGCAGGCCATCCGGCTTGCACTGAGCACGTAGCGTACCCGGAACGCCGTGGGCAAGGAGCGGAGGCCACCAGTAGGGGCGGGTGGCCCAGGCAGCTGCGCCCTTCTGGCGCCTCCCGAGCCGTTGCTCACGCCGTTTCGCCCACCTCTGTGCGTCGTCCACGCCTCTCATCACGGCGATTCCGGGCTCACATTTCCAACGTGTCCTACCAATTGTCGTCAACCGTGTTCCATTCCTTGCGATCCTCTGTTCGGTTCGCGTCCGTCGAAGGGACGCATGCGAAATCCGGGCTGAAGCCACCGTGACGGCGTCCCAACCTCCAGCTCCGTCCATCCAGGCCATACCAGCGGCATGCTGACGCTAGTCGTCGGCCTCGTCCTCATCCACGCGGACCATCCCCCATGAGAAGACGGAGACGGTTATGGAGACACCGGTTTCGGAAAGGAACGCCATGACGTCTGGGGGTATCTGAAACGTACCCTGCGCATAGTCGGTGACATAGCTACACCACACGGTTACTGACCAGTCCTGCGCCATACGTTTCAGAACTGCCTGTCTCGGCCTTAGGTCGGAGACAAGCGCGCGAAGGTGTGTTTCCATCGGACGGTCGGTAGGGACCGGAACGGTATACCTCCATACATTGGTCACGGCCCTTACCCCACCCGGACCGACGGTTCCTTCTTTCGTGAAGCGGGTAGGAGCTAAGGACAGTTGACTTGTCACCCAGTCACCGTCAAGTCCGCTGCCAGCGACACGGAGTGCCGCTCTCTGCAAGATGCCTTCATCATGATGCCTCGGGGTGGTCACTAGTATCCCTCCAGAAACTGACGGGCCAGTGCTTCTAGCTGCTTCCAAGTCAGGTCGCGGCCGCCCGTTATGTCGTCTTTCATCTCTTCGATGAAATCACCGAATGCTCGACGCTGCTCTGGCGTCATCTTGAACTTACGAGCGACCTGCTCAACCTGACGGATGTCGCCTTTCTTCGCGAACATCTGTAGATTGATGCGTGATGAAGATGCCCCCGTTCCAGACAGCCTCGATTGAATCCAGGAGTACACTCGCACTGCCACACCCGCGGCTGCGCCGGAAGAGGCGACTTGGATGCCGGTCGCTGCGCCGATAACAAACAGCGTGGGAGTCAGCCAATCCGCCCTTACCGAGTCATTGCTGAGGTCGTACCCCTGGGGGTAGCTCTCGGTCCGCGGTAGTAGTATCTCCTGGCCTGGGTAGATAAGGTCGGGATCCCGAAGGGCGAACGGTTGCATGCGCACTATTTCCGTATATAGAGACGCATCACCGTAGACTTTTCGTGCAATGCCAGAAAGGGTGTCTCCAGGTTCGACGGTACCCCACTGCCCCGAGGGATCGACCTTGAAGAGGCCCAGCGGATCGACGAGGGCCGTTGGCCTGTTGTCAACGTACACGTACCAGTTCAACCCATCCCTCACCAGGTCCTGGCTGGCCCACCGCCCCACCTCCGGGTCGTACCAGCGCGCCCCGAAGTAGTAGAGCCCCGTCTTCGGGTCGTACTCCTTCCCCGTGAAGGCGTAGCGGTTGTACGGGCCCATCACCCCCGCCCAGACCTGCCCGAAGACCTCGTAGGAGTACTGCACCACCACCTCGCCCTTGCGGTCCGTGAGCGCCTGCACGCTCCCCAGAGCATCCGTGTGGTAGAAGAGCAGTCCTCCCCGGGTCCTGAGGAACTCCTCGTTCCCCGGCGCCTTCCGCCCGTGAAAGCCGAACATCTTCCTGGCGAGGAGCTGCCCGTTCGCGCGGTAGTACTCCGCCAGGGGCGGAAGACCCTCCCCCGGGGTCCCCGCGTACTCCATCAGCACGTCGAGGCCGTCGTAGAGGTAGTGGGTGATCTCGGTCTTCTGCTTCTGTGCGTTCTGCCAGTAGCTCTCCTCCCGGTAGACCCGCCTCCCGAAGGCGTCGTAGGCATAGCGCACCCAGGTGCCGTCGGGGAAGTCGACCCGGGTCAGCTGATTCCTCGAGTCGTAGGTGTAGCGGATCGTTTTCTCCTGGTCCGCCCGCTCGACCACGTTGCCGTTGGCGTCGTACCGGTAGGTGACCACACCCGCACGGAGCAGGCGGTTGAGGGTGCCGTAGGTGTAGGGGAGGATCCCCGCATCGGTCTGCAGCGTGAGCCGGTTGCCCACCCGGTCGTAGGTGTAGCTCGCCCGTGCGAAGGGATCCGGCCAGGAGACGGCGCCTCCCGGGTCGTCCGGCCTGCCGCCCCCGGGCTTCCCTCCCTGGCCCGGAGGTTCGCTGGGAGGCTGCCTGCCCTCCGAGGTCCCAGGCGCCTGCGGGATGGCCTCCACCACCTCACCTTCCGGCAGGGAGGGCACGCGGGTAGGTGGAACCGGGAGGGTCGGAGCGAGCGGGTATGAGGTCGCGCCTTGCGACAGGCCCTTCCCCGGAGGGAACGTCCCGTCCTGCCAGGCCCGGATCGCCTCGATCGCCTCCAGGGGGTACTCCACCCGCACCAGGCGGTCCAAGAGGTCGTAGGCGTAGCGGGAGACGGCCCCGCCTCCCTCCCCCCGCTCCAGGGGGTTGCCCACCGCGTCGTAGCGGTACGTGTAGCGGAGGATCTCCTCGAAGGGGCTCCCGGTCACGAGGCTCGCGAGCCTGCCCGCGACGTCGTAGCCGTACCGCGTCTCCACCTGGTTCGGATGCCGCACCCGCTCCAACCTCGCCAGGGCGTCGTAGGAGAACTCGAACCGCTGCCCTTCGGAACCCGTGAACTGCTCGAGCCGCCCCAGGGGGTTGTACGCGTACCTGAAGACCCGTCCCTCCGGGTCGGTGAGGCTGGTGCGGAGCCCCCTCGCGTCGTAGGTGGTCCTGAGGGTCTTGTTGAGGGTGAGGTTCTGCACCTCGATGAGCCGCCCCATCGCGTCGTAGGCATACCGCTCGCTGAGGGCCGGGTTCGAGGCTAGAGTCATGCGGCCGGCCGCGTCGTAGGCGAAGCGCACCGTCTCGTCCGGGTAGACGATCTCGGTGAGCAACCCTCGGGCATCGTAGGCGAAGCGGGTGGTGCGCCCGGCCAGATCGGTCCGGGTGGCGACGTTGCCGAGAGGGTCGTAGGTGTAGCGGATCCGCCCCTGAGGCGACTCCTCCTCCACGAGCTGCCCCGCCGCGTCGTAGGTCCAGCGGAAGAGGTTGCCGCCTGGGTCCACGCGACGGATCAGCCGGCCAAGAGGATCGTACTCGTACTCCATCACCCCGCCGGAGGGGTCCTCGACGCGGACCGGCCGGCCCGACGGGTCGTAGGCCAGCTCCGTGCTCCTTCCCAGCGCATCGGTGAGCTCCCTGAGCCTGCCGAGCTCGTCGTACGCGTAGCGGGTCTTCTCCCCGGCCGGGTTGGTCGCCCGGGTCAGCCGGCCGGCCGCGTCGTACGCGTAGCGGAAGGTCCGATTCAGAGGGTCGGTCGCCGCCAGGAGCTTGCCCCCGGCGTCGTACTGGAAGCGTTGAACCTGTCCAAGGGGATCCGTGTATTGCACGACCCGCCCGAAGGGATCGTAGGACCAGGTGTAGACCGCCCCGGAGGGGTCCACGTACGAGAGGACGTGCCCATCGGCATCGTACGTGTAGCGGTGCTCGGCCCCTGTCGGCTCCTGTACCCGGAGCACGCGCCCCAGGCCGTCGTACTCGAGGCGGGTGGTCTTCCCGAGAGGATCGGTCATGGTGAGGAGGTGGCCCAGACCGTCGTAGGTGAAGCGAGTGACCGCCCCTGAAGGATCCGTGATGGACGTGACGTTCCCGTGCGCGTCGTAGGCAAACTCCGTCGTCTGTCCCTTGGAATTCGTGACGCCGCGAAGGAGGCCGCGGGTGTCGTAGGAGTACGTCGTGGTCCGGTTCAGCGGATCGGAGAGGCCGACCAGATTGCCCCGCCCGTCGTAGGTCATGCGGGTGCGGTTTCCAAGGGGGTCGACGATCTCGGTGAGCCTGTTGAAGCCGGGCTCGTACTGAAACCGGTACACCTCGCCCGACCGGCCGGTGAGCTCCACCACGTTCTTCTTCCCGTCGTACCTTGCCCGCGTCACCGCCCCGGTGGGATCGACCGTTCGAATGCGGTTGAAGCCTTCGTCGTACTCGTACTGGGTTACCTTGCCCAGGGGGTCCCGCTTCGAGGTCAGGTGGCCCTCGGCATCGAAGACATAGACCGTCGTTCCGCCTCTCGGGTCGGTGTACTCGGTGCGGTAGCCGCTGCCGCGCTGGTAGGTGAAGCGGTTGTAGAGAGAGCCATCCGGCGCGACGACCTCGACCACCCGGCCCTCGGCGTCGTACCGGTAGCTCATGCTGAAGCCGCGCGGGCCCGTGTAGCGGGTGAGGCGACCCTCCTCATCGTACTGGAAACGCCAGCGGCTCCCGATCGGGTTGATCACCTCCTTCAGGCGCCCTCTTTCATCGTAATCG comes from the Limnochorda pilosa genome and includes:
- a CDS encoding Mu transposase C-terminal domain-containing protein; protein product: MIYQAEVFTRACAELGIRHLSAKTGRPEGKGKIERWFATFQNEFLPELSLHPVQTLEALNERLWAWIEEAYHVRTHSETGEPPAERFLRDLERRTVPPERLQRVFLWREDRQVDKTGVIQFAGNRYQAPAGTEHAQRAPEVELRYHPLRLEELEVWREGRFAGKARPLDLYRSRLDRVARAHEPAAPKRTGLPYLELLLHRHEERKRQALSPLQLHRPEPGKEGEPRV
- a CDS encoding ExeA family protein, with product MYEAFFGLSRAPFTREIAPSDLFTSRQHKELLERLRYAAERRLVMLLTGEVGSGKSTALRALREHLDSARYEVLYLADVAFSPRSFFHRLLEELHVEAPYQLTRAKRLAYRTLLERHQTQHRTPVLVVDEAQHLPRAVLEEVRGLLNYDCDAFAPFALILSGTRPLAELLQLASLEPLSQRIDLRFHLQGLTLEETQQYVRHLLNLAGVGQEIFSREALTRLHLASEGIPRKINRLATLTLMAAAAQERRVIDDGFLDQVASAELSWTA
- a CDS encoding transposase, which encodes MGRLLDGKAGCLTPYVSGVHPFYNQRCTAENGIKELKEGLGIDSIGKETFWPNAADLLIKGIAYNLLLRLKALAPAPYRHYTATRLQRTLLRVPVLVVRHARRLILRLPALWPHRAAWQAIRLALST
- a CDS encoding DUF4279 domain-containing protein, yielding MTTPRHHDEGILQRAALRVAGSGLDGDWVTSQLSLAPTRFTKEGTVGPGGVRAVTNVWRYTVPVPTDRPMETHLRALVSDLRPRQAVLKRMAQDWSVTVWCSYVTDYAQGTFQIPPDVMAFLSETGVSITVSVFSWGMVRVDEDEADD
- a CDS encoding DUF6531 domain-containing protein; amino-acid sequence: MEESGEQGNHDLSGDPVNPLTGEYILTQTDLTVPGAGLPFSFARTYASNSPVDGPLGAKWTHTYHRTLTMNWNYSMDVRDGQGRRLHYRFVPDPEVPVSSFDGDPLIEIRLDRGYFESSVLNSNTLARNPDGTYTERTKDGIAYRYAGYWARWRGSNQSPTAGRLMDITDSNGNRLAFHYDGQGRLTEIVDTAGRKYHLTYEGSLLVELRDPAGRRLQYDYDERGRLKEVINPIGSRWRFQYDEEGRLTRYTGPRGFSMSYRYDAEGRVVEVVAPDGSLYNRFTYQRGSGYRTEYTDPRGGTTVYVFDAEGHLTSKRDPLGKVTQYEYDEGFNRIRTVDPTGAVTRARYDGKKNVVELTGRSGEVYRFQYEPGFNRLTEIVDPLGNRTRMTYDGRGNLVGLSDPLNRTTTYSYDTRGLLRGVTNSKGQTTEFAYDAHGNVTSITDPSGAVTRFTYDGLGHLLTMTDPLGKTTRLEYDGLGRVLRVQEPTGAEHRYTYDADGHVLSYVDPSGAVYTWSYDPFGRVVQYTDPLGQVQRFQYDAGGKLLAATDPLNRTFRYAYDAAGRLTRATNPAGEKTRYAYDELGRLRELTDALGRSTELAYDPSGRPVRVEDPSGGVMEYEYDPLGRLIRRVDPGGNLFRWTYDAAGQLVEEESPQGRIRYTYDPLGNVATRTDLAGRTTRFAYDARGLLTEIVYPDETVRFAYDAAGRMTLASNPALSERYAYDAMGRLIEVQNLTLNKTLRTTYDARGLRTSLTDPEGRVFRYAYNPLGRLEQFTGSEGQRFEFSYDALARLERVRHPNQVETRYGYDVAGRLASLVTGSPFEEILRYTYRYDAVGNPLERGEGGGAVSRYAYDLLDRLVRVEYPLEAIEAIRAWQDGTFPPGKGLSQGATSYPLAPTLPVPPTRVPSLPEGEVVEAIPQAPGTSEGRQPPSEPPGQGGKPGGGRPDDPGGAVSWPDPFARASYTYDRVGNRLTLQTDAGILPYTYGTLNRLLRAGVVTYRYDANGNVVERADQEKTIRYTYDSRNQLTRVDFPDGTWVRYAYDAFGRRVYREESYWQNAQKQKTEITHYLYDGLDVLMEYAGTPGEGLPPLAEYYRANGQLLARKMFGFHGRKAPGNEEFLRTRGGLLFYHTDALGSVQALTDRKGEVVVQYSYEVFGQVWAGVMGPYNRYAFTGKEYDPKTGLYYFGARWYDPEVGRWASQDLVRDGLNWYVYVDNRPTALVDPLGLFKVDPSGQWGTVEPGDTLSGIARKVYGDASLYTEIVRMQPFALRDPDLIYPGQEILLPRTESYPQGYDLSNDSVRADWLTPTLFVIGAATGIQVASSGAAAGVAVRVYSWIQSRLSGTGASSSRINLQMFAKKGDIRQVEQVARKFKMTPEQRRAFGDFIEEMKDDITGGRDLTWKQLEALARQFLEGY